From a single Shewanella donghaensis genomic region:
- a CDS encoding agarase, with the protein MIQDNKNLFNRSILQKTIIALMVSTSITACGGGSSSSPIQEPDKPIVNPPADLDSSPNEFVFTAQTEVELNTYISSNPIIVMGIETDVEISISQGEYAINDGEFTDTKGTVAVNDSITVRLMSSDKASAEVISQLTIGDYTTPFSVTTLEAKPEPQSTKLIFNLDTVHTVAGTSKFAREKFITIHASHTENDWFNVGVNASEDLITEFMEGYDVYFGRDTGGMRYQLSLLAESALKSGFVDAAMATSNGGNSRWNYTTSEDDRAISQRQHAHRNASMVVAAQQHPYWPDGKDTGQGWSFSQTDNASEPFGTATGDYMGQFVAKYFNKNDGIDVYGQPKPKYIEVMNEPLYELVDYAEEPTTVTKVFEFHSNVAKAIKALKVNEVKANDNVLIGGYTVAFPDFEKQEFERWELRDKAFIDVAGADMDFISLHLYDFPAFQNREELRTGSNIEATFDMLEQYMAMSLGEVKPFIISEYGAQMHSLFNQPWLPQRDWNHLKAINGQLMSFLERPNQIEMAIPFIPIKAEWGRLSETVPYYTRLMRQNKEASGQTGDEYVYTEMVKFYQLWSEVNGTRVDSFATDADFQLDAYINTNDAGNSDAYLVINSLEKNSQVVDLSLLGFDETSISSISIKQLSHDDQTPVFTETTPQLLTDIASLTIGAEATAIIKLSFNKLITQEHSQNETKYYADIYKQNIVADSPLNFNLDNVVIADNGEATLRIGLGRDHGKSLQPTVSINGNPIVIDTDYRGYDQYANGSGRLQFFGLIEIPINNSYVNQNNQVEITFDDDGGFVTSVSMQYFEQSKLLARE; encoded by the coding sequence ATGATACAAGATAACAAAAATCTCTTTAATCGATCTATATTACAAAAAACCATCATTGCATTAATGGTTAGCACCTCGATAACGGCTTGTGGAGGTGGCTCGTCAAGTAGCCCTATTCAAGAACCTGATAAGCCTATTGTTAACCCACCTGCCGATCTTGATTCATCACCTAACGAGTTTGTTTTTACAGCGCAAACAGAGGTGGAATTGAATACCTATATTAGTTCAAACCCTATAATCGTAATGGGCATTGAAACCGACGTTGAAATCAGTATTAGTCAGGGAGAGTATGCTATCAATGACGGTGAATTTACTGATACTAAAGGTACCGTAGCCGTTAATGATTCAATCACTGTGCGTTTAATGTCATCTGATAAAGCAAGCGCTGAAGTTATCTCACAATTAACGATTGGTGACTATACAACCCCGTTTAGTGTCACCACATTAGAAGCTAAGCCTGAACCACAAAGTACCAAACTCATATTTAATCTTGATACGGTTCATACCGTTGCTGGTACGAGTAAATTTGCACGAGAGAAATTTATTACTATCCATGCCTCTCATACTGAAAATGATTGGTTTAACGTTGGCGTTAATGCTTCTGAAGATCTCATTACAGAATTCATGGAAGGATACGATGTGTATTTTGGTAGAGATACTGGAGGTATGCGTTACCAATTAAGCCTTTTAGCTGAGTCAGCCTTAAAAAGTGGATTTGTAGACGCAGCAATGGCAACCAGTAACGGTGGTAACAGCCGCTGGAATTACACTACATCTGAAGATGACAGAGCAATATCTCAACGGCAACATGCACATCGAAATGCCAGCATGGTTGTGGCAGCTCAACAACACCCTTATTGGCCGGATGGTAAAGATACGGGCCAAGGTTGGTCATTCTCACAAACGGATAACGCCTCAGAACCATTTGGTACCGCTACCGGTGATTACATGGGGCAGTTTGTTGCAAAATACTTCAACAAAAATGATGGCATAGATGTCTATGGCCAACCTAAGCCGAAGTACATTGAAGTGATGAACGAGCCTTTATACGAATTAGTAGATTATGCAGAAGAACCAACCACTGTAACCAAAGTATTTGAATTTCACAGTAATGTCGCAAAAGCCATTAAAGCCTTAAAAGTCAATGAAGTAAAAGCGAATGATAATGTGCTGATTGGCGGTTATACCGTTGCATTCCCTGACTTTGAGAAACAAGAGTTTGAACGTTGGGAATTAAGAGATAAAGCCTTTATTGATGTTGCTGGCGCAGACATGGATTTTATTTCATTGCACCTTTATGACTTCCCTGCTTTTCAAAACAGAGAAGAGTTAAGGACGGGCAGTAATATTGAAGCAACATTCGATATGCTCGAGCAATATATGGCAATGTCTTTAGGAGAAGTTAAACCCTTTATCATTTCAGAGTATGGCGCTCAAATGCACTCTCTGTTTAACCAACCTTGGTTACCGCAGCGAGACTGGAATCATTTAAAAGCGATTAATGGACAGTTGATGTCGTTTTTAGAGCGTCCAAACCAAATTGAAATGGCGATTCCGTTTATTCCAATTAAAGCCGAATGGGGACGCTTAAGTGAAACGGTCCCCTATTACACGCGGTTAATGCGTCAAAACAAAGAGGCGTCTGGTCAAACTGGTGATGAATACGTATACACCGAAATGGTGAAGTTTTACCAATTGTGGTCAGAAGTTAACGGGACCCGCGTTGATAGTTTTGCTACTGACGCTGATTTTCAATTAGATGCATACATTAATACCAATGATGCAGGTAATAGCGATGCTTACCTTGTTATCAATAGTTTAGAGAAAAACTCACAGGTCGTTGATTTATCGCTACTGGGTTTTGATGAAACCTCGATAAGCTCAATTAGTATTAAACAGCTATCCCATGACGATCAAACGCCTGTATTTACTGAAACCACACCTCAGTTACTTACCGATATTGCATCACTCACGATCGGCGCTGAAGCCACAGCAATTATTAAACTCTCATTTAATAAGCTTATCACTCAAGAGCATAGCCAAAATGAAACCAAATACTACGCAGATATTTATAAGCAAAATATCGTTGCCGATAGCCCGCTGAATTTTAACCTTGATAATGTTGTTATTGCCGACAATGGTGAAGCGACATTAAGAATAGGCTTAGGACGCGATCACGGTAAATCACTACAACCGACTGTTAGCATAAATGGTAATCCCATTGTTATCGACACCGATTACCGTGGCTACGATCAATATGCCAATGGATCTGGTCGCCTGCAATTTTTCGGATTAATCGAAATTCCTATCAACAACAGCTATGTAAACCAAAACAATCAAGTAGAGATTACTTTTGATGATGATGGCGGCTTTGTTACCTCAGTTTCAATGCAATATTTTGAGCAATCAAAACTACTCGCTCGCGAATAA
- a CDS encoding GntR family transcriptional regulator: MAAAKPTKILSVKDQIADQLRSDIIAGDLAPNTKLNEQELAKRFGLSRGPIRDVILQLTKEGLLISKNNCGASVNSVLEPKLQKLMINLRRNIEVYAIENFKNNPLTEDDVIQLETILDELQGAFDKEDFTEVTKIDISFHNYLIYKAGGEDLVNIWYPYVMRMRLNYKRITTSSECVEEHRGILQALREGDITRAVKAIKENIK, encoded by the coding sequence ATGGCTGCAGCAAAACCGACAAAAATTCTTTCAGTTAAAGATCAAATAGCAGATCAACTGCGTTCAGATATTATTGCTGGTGATTTAGCGCCAAACACTAAGCTTAACGAACAAGAATTAGCAAAACGCTTTGGTTTATCGCGCGGGCCGATTCGAGATGTGATCTTACAGTTAACCAAAGAAGGTTTACTGATATCTAAGAATAACTGTGGTGCATCAGTTAACAGTGTTCTAGAGCCAAAGCTACAAAAGCTGATGATTAACCTGCGTCGTAACATTGAAGTCTATGCTATCGAGAATTTCAAAAATAACCCGCTAACTGAAGATGATGTTATCCAGTTGGAAACGATTCTTGATGAGTTACAAGGAGCCTTTGATAAAGAAGATTTTACTGAAGTCACTAAAATTGATATCTCGTTCCATAACTACCTAATATATAAAGCGGGTGGCGAAGATTTAGTTAATATCTGGTATCCATACGTCATGCGCATGCGCCTTAACTACAAACGCATCACCACTAGCTCTGAGTGTGTAGAAGAGCACAGAGGAATCTTACAAGCGTTGCGTGAAGGTGATATTACTCGCGCAGTTAAAGCGATTAAGGAAAATATTAAGTAA
- a CDS encoding beta-galactosidase: MMSSTQSTIESTKKALLVISILVAISGCQSESVTAVVTPTPEVESTVNQSMQLIDFDKQIEFIKTLAADTQINDGVISVKFKSENNSYSNISFNPDTPWDWSALKDFNLAFDIANTGEHSVQLYLDISDIDGANYTRTVNIPVGSSSNTYYAKMAGHDLATPDGDHKVELNFNSGLRSNPDTWESDEVQFTSMWGKKNLNTKGISKISLSVQSNLHNKEILLSNIRIRQNPEFNKQFLNHIVDKFGQNNTEHFVGKVNNEAELENQRVDEAKTLTGKVAEGRSQFGGWLAGPKLTATGYFRTEKVNDKWSLVDPDGYLYLATGVDIIRLSNSSTMTGFDFDQKHIIQPTKDNVTPEDSQKLNRVSDAAIASRFKASDTRANMFNWLPKYDEPLGKHFGYRRSAHSGPLKHGETYSFYSANLERKYGNQPQGYMQAWEDTTISRMLDWGFTSLGNWTDPRYYDNNKIPYFANGWIIGNYKTVSSGDDFWGAMPDVFDPEFEVRAFETAKVVYEEVKNNPWCVGVFIDNEKSFGRSDSVKSHYGIVVNTLTRNGKDVPTKAAFTAVMKQKYGEIQALNTVWEKEFTSWEAFDRGIDSSINNEQQIADYGVLLSAYADKYFSTVDKALQKYMPNHMYLGSRFPDWGMPIEVVKSSAKFVDVVSFNSYKEGLTKKSWKFLEDIDMPSIIGEFHIGAKDSGLYHPGLIHAADQQDRGVMYQDYMNSVIDNPYFIGAHWFQYIDSPITGRAYDGENYNVGFISVTDTPYPHMVEAAKTVNGNMYQRRFGKQE, from the coding sequence ATGATGAGCTCTACCCAATCAACGATTGAGTCAACCAAAAAAGCGTTATTAGTGATATCCATACTTGTCGCTATAAGTGGTTGTCAGTCTGAATCAGTGACTGCTGTAGTTACTCCAACGCCGGAAGTGGAGTCAACGGTTAACCAAAGTATGCAGCTTATCGATTTTGATAAGCAGATTGAATTCATAAAAACCCTTGCTGCAGATACGCAGATTAATGATGGTGTCATCAGTGTTAAGTTTAAATCTGAAAATAATAGTTACAGTAATATCAGTTTTAACCCTGATACGCCGTGGGATTGGAGTGCGCTAAAAGATTTCAATCTTGCATTTGATATTGCAAATACTGGTGAGCACAGTGTGCAGCTTTACCTTGATATCAGTGATATTGACGGTGCTAATTACACTCGTACAGTCAATATTCCTGTCGGCAGCTCATCTAATACGTATTACGCGAAAATGGCAGGTCATGATTTAGCAACACCTGATGGAGATCATAAAGTTGAGCTAAATTTTAATTCAGGTTTACGTTCAAACCCAGATACTTGGGAAAGTGACGAAGTGCAGTTTACCTCTATGTGGGGTAAGAAGAACCTCAACACCAAAGGCATCTCGAAAATCAGTTTAAGCGTGCAGAGCAACTTACATAATAAAGAAATTTTACTAAGTAATATTCGAATTCGCCAAAACCCAGAGTTTAACAAACAGTTCTTGAACCATATCGTTGATAAATTCGGTCAAAACAACACTGAACATTTTGTGGGTAAGGTAAACAATGAAGCTGAACTAGAAAACCAACGCGTTGATGAAGCAAAAACCTTAACGGGTAAAGTTGCTGAAGGAAGAAGCCAATTTGGTGGCTGGCTAGCAGGTCCTAAATTAACCGCAACGGGCTACTTTAGAACCGAAAAGGTTAATGATAAGTGGTCATTAGTTGATCCCGATGGTTACCTGTATCTCGCTACAGGCGTAGATATTATTCGTTTATCTAACTCTTCAACCATGACGGGATTTGATTTTGATCAAAAACACATCATTCAGCCCACAAAAGATAACGTCACACCGGAAGATTCTCAAAAATTAAATCGGGTGTCCGATGCTGCTATAGCTAGTCGTTTCAAAGCATCAGATACACGAGCAAACATGTTCAATTGGCTACCAAAGTATGACGAACCATTAGGTAAACATTTCGGATATCGAAGAAGCGCACATTCAGGGCCATTGAAACATGGTGAGACTTACAGTTTTTATTCTGCAAACCTTGAACGTAAATACGGTAATCAGCCTCAGGGCTATATGCAAGCCTGGGAAGATACAACCATCAGCAGAATGTTGGATTGGGGTTTTACATCTCTAGGTAACTGGACTGATCCACGTTACTACGACAATAACAAAATCCCCTACTTTGCTAATGGATGGATTATTGGTAACTACAAAACAGTGTCAAGTGGTGATGACTTTTGGGGTGCGATGCCAGATGTATTTGACCCTGAATTTGAAGTTCGAGCTTTTGAAACCGCGAAAGTCGTTTATGAAGAAGTAAAAAATAACCCTTGGTGTGTCGGCGTATTCATTGATAACGAAAAAAGCTTTGGCCGTTCAGATAGTGTCAAAAGTCATTACGGTATTGTCGTTAATACACTCACACGTAACGGCAAAGATGTACCAACAAAAGCTGCATTCACCGCAGTCATGAAGCAAAAATATGGTGAGATTCAAGCACTCAATACTGTGTGGGAGAAAGAGTTCACTAGTTGGGAAGCATTTGACCGCGGCATTGATTCGAGCATTAATAACGAACAACAAATAGCTGATTATGGTGTATTACTTTCAGCCTATGCTGACAAGTACTTCAGTACGGTAGATAAAGCATTACAAAAATACATGCCAAACCATATGTATTTGGGATCACGCTTTCCTGATTGGGGTATGCCTATTGAGGTTGTAAAATCTTCAGCTAAATTTGTCGATGTAGTCAGCTTTAACTCATATAAAGAAGGACTGACTAAAAAATCTTGGAAATTCCTCGAAGATATCGACATGCCAAGCATTATTGGTGAGTTTCATATTGGCGCTAAAGATTCTGGTTTATATCATCCTGGTTTAATTCATGCTGCAGATCAGCAAGACCGCGGTGTAATGTATCAAGATTATATGAATTCGGTTATTGATAACCCGTACTTCATCGGCGCGCATTGGTTTCAGTACATTGATTCACCTATCACGGGCCGCGCCTATGATGGTGAAAACTATAATGTCGGATTCATTTCAGTAACAGACACTCCTTACCCACATATGGTTGAAGCGGCTAAAACCGTGAATGGCAATATGTATCAAAGAAGGTTTGGTAAACAAGAATAA
- a CDS encoding sugar porter family MFS transporter: protein MIARSHSVFYCALVVAIGGFIFGLDAALISGTVRFVTSEFGLSDMQIGTVVSAPGFGVIFALLVTGFICDKIGRKKTLVLISFIYIISAVLSVIATSFESLVIARFIGGLAFTSLSVAAMYIGEIAPSHLRGKLVSIIQINIVVGLSIAYFVNYGILSFSESGHPLVTSLGIDTHTWRWMLAVEIIPAIIWFFLLLNIPQSPRWLIMKRKEVKAKEIINQFNNTTHCDDEIAQIKESLKDHDEKASFIELFKSLFDTKVRSVMIIALTIGIVQQITGINAIMFYAPTVFEQLGIGTDAAFFQAVVVGLVSIVFTIVAILLIDRLGRRPLVIWGLATATVSLFACFWGFHSATYSLTDQALITLAAEVNIGDLSSIANVIYHSDVEFKDALIQIMGESDAKLFESQLLQSAATINVNLIIGGIIGFIAAFHFSIGPIMWVLFSEIFPTHIRGVAIPVFTFIASFVSYLVQQFFPWQLSVFGADEIFLFYAVCGAIGFVLLYKIMPETKNKTIEEIEMLLARESQPEKVTLLKREA from the coding sequence ATGATTGCTAGAAGTCACAGCGTTTTCTATTGTGCGTTGGTTGTTGCTATTGGAGGATTTATCTTCGGTCTCGATGCTGCACTAATATCAGGTACCGTTAGATTTGTTACCAGTGAATTTGGTTTATCTGATATGCAAATAGGAACCGTCGTCAGTGCACCAGGTTTCGGTGTTATATTTGCCTTACTCGTTACTGGCTTTATTTGTGACAAAATCGGGCGTAAGAAAACCCTCGTGCTTATCTCCTTTATTTATATTATCTCCGCTGTGTTATCTGTTATCGCAACCAGTTTTGAGTCACTGGTTATTGCCAGATTTATTGGCGGCTTAGCATTCACGTCTTTATCCGTAGCTGCGATGTATATCGGTGAAATTGCGCCATCACATTTACGTGGCAAGCTAGTATCAATTATTCAAATTAATATTGTTGTAGGCTTATCCATAGCGTATTTCGTTAACTATGGGATATTGTCTTTTTCAGAAAGTGGTCATCCATTGGTGACTTCATTAGGGATAGATACTCATACCTGGCGCTGGATGTTAGCTGTTGAAATAATACCGGCAATCATTTGGTTTTTCCTGTTACTGAATATTCCCCAAAGTCCACGCTGGTTAATCATGAAGCGTAAAGAGGTTAAAGCGAAAGAAATCATTAATCAATTCAACAATACGACTCATTGTGATGATGAAATTGCACAGATTAAAGAAAGCCTTAAAGATCACGATGAGAAAGCCTCGTTCATTGAGCTTTTTAAAAGTCTATTTGATACCAAAGTTAGATCGGTAATGATTATTGCGTTGACCATTGGTATTGTTCAACAAATCACCGGAATTAACGCCATCATGTTTTATGCCCCCACGGTTTTTGAACAGCTAGGTATCGGTACTGACGCGGCATTTTTTCAAGCCGTAGTCGTTGGATTAGTCAGCATTGTATTTACTATTGTCGCTATTTTACTCATCGATAGATTAGGCCGCAGACCATTGGTCATCTGGGGCTTAGCGACCGCAACAGTAAGTTTGTTCGCTTGTTTTTGGGGGTTCCATAGCGCGACATATTCATTAACCGATCAAGCATTAATTACACTAGCTGCTGAAGTGAATATTGGCGATTTATCATCAATAGCTAACGTTATTTATCATAGTGATGTTGAATTTAAAGATGCTTTAATTCAAATCATGGGAGAATCCGATGCAAAGTTGTTCGAGAGTCAACTACTGCAAAGTGCTGCCACTATCAATGTTAATTTAATCATAGGTGGGATTATTGGCTTTATTGCCGCATTTCATTTCTCAATTGGGCCAATTATGTGGGTGTTATTTTCGGAAATATTTCCGACCCATATTCGTGGCGTTGCGATTCCAGTTTTTACCTTTATTGCAAGTTTCGTTAGTTATCTTGTACAACAATTTTTCCCATGGCAGTTGAGTGTATTTGGCGCAGATGAAATATTCCTGTTCTATGCAGTTTGCGGCGCTATTGGTTTTGTACTCTTATATAAAATCATGCCAGAGACCAAGAACAAGACAATTGAAGAAATTGAAATGTTACTTGCAAGAGAATCTCAACCTGAGAAAGTGACTTTGCTCAAAAGAGAAGCGTAA
- a CDS encoding sugar kinase: protein MKSILAIGECMMELIEKSDSLLNRSFAGDTYNALVYAKRYNVNSDCRYFTAVGNDSSSLTMLSAWEKHHLNTKCALISASATIGIYAISTDDTGERSFSYWRSQSAATQMMRLMPLTELISKIGQVDIAFFSGISLGILSDEDKGLLLELTKKLQENGTKIAFDPNYRPAMWKGPEHAIHWLELAYQHCDIALPGIEEHQLLLGQTTPIQVMQYCQSLGAKEIIVKCGNDGTFVYECGELIAHQAFVAAPVQIDSTAAGDSFAGTYLAARNIGCDIETALVDACSVAREVVQHKGAILDIEIYNAINTYAKRSQTLI from the coding sequence ATGAAATCAATACTTGCTATCGGTGAATGCATGATGGAGTTAATTGAAAAATCTGATTCCTTATTAAACCGATCATTTGCTGGCGATACCTACAACGCTTTGGTTTATGCAAAACGATATAACGTCAATAGTGACTGTCGCTATTTTACTGCGGTGGGCAATGATTCAAGCAGTTTGACTATGTTGAGTGCGTGGGAAAAACATCATCTCAATACAAAGTGTGCGTTAATATCCGCTTCGGCCACAATTGGGATTTACGCAATATCAACAGATGATACAGGTGAACGCAGTTTCAGTTATTGGCGTTCACAATCCGCAGCGACACAAATGATGCGTTTAATGCCTTTAACAGAATTAATCAGCAAAATCGGCCAGGTTGATATTGCATTTTTTAGTGGTATTTCATTGGGTATTTTATCTGATGAAGATAAGGGGCTATTACTTGAATTGACTAAAAAGCTCCAAGAAAATGGCACTAAAATCGCCTTCGACCCTAATTACCGACCCGCAATGTGGAAAGGCCCAGAACATGCCATTCATTGGCTTGAGTTAGCATATCAGCACTGTGATATTGCTTTACCAGGAATAGAAGAACATCAGTTATTACTTGGCCAAACCACGCCTATTCAAGTCATGCAATATTGCCAGTCTTTAGGCGCTAAAGAGATTATCGTTAAGTGTGGTAATGACGGTACATTTGTATATGAATGTGGCGAACTTATTGCACATCAAGCGTTTGTCGCTGCCCCAGTTCAAATTGATTCGACAGCTGCTGGAGATTCTTTTGCTGGTACTTATTTAGCAGCACGTAATATCGGCTGTGATATTGAGACCGCACTTGTCGATGCTTGCAGTGTTGCTAGAGAAGTCGTCCAGCATAAAGGCGCAATATTAGACATTGAAATATATAACGCGATAAATACATACGCTAAGCGAAGTCAGACTTTAATTTAG
- a CDS encoding glycoside hydrolase family 117 protein, which produces MSLQKPLSLASQRAIERGYDNYNADWMVEFDVSPLKGDFAFEEGVIRRDPSSVIDVDGVLHCWYTKGEGQTVGFGSANPADKVFPWDLTEVWHATSTDGETWKEQGAAITRGELGQFDDRAIFTPEVLAHKGRFYLVYQTVTTPYTNRQYEEIALASADSPYGPWVKSAAPILSPSKDGQWRGDEDNRFHVTSKGSFDSHKVHDPCLIVFNDKFYLYYKGETMGEEMNFGGREIKHGVAIADNIEGPYIKSELNPISNSGHEVVVWNFEGGIASLLTTDGPEKNTIQFAKDGQNFNIMAHIKGAPEAIGLFRDTESDDTSVNPDHAKNYQSEKNQRPGLTWGLCHKYDSSWNWNFICRFSIKRQVLDAGTFQNSN; this is translated from the coding sequence ATGAGTTTACAAAAACCATTGAGCCTCGCGAGTCAACGCGCTATCGAACGTGGATACGATAATTACAATGCCGATTGGATGGTTGAGTTTGATGTAAGTCCGCTAAAAGGAGATTTTGCTTTTGAAGAAGGTGTGATTAGACGCGATCCTTCATCAGTGATTGATGTCGACGGTGTATTGCATTGCTGGTATACAAAAGGCGAAGGGCAAACCGTCGGATTTGGTTCTGCCAATCCTGCTGATAAAGTTTTCCCTTGGGATTTAACCGAAGTTTGGCATGCCACATCAACTGATGGCGAAACCTGGAAAGAACAAGGCGCTGCTATAACCAGAGGTGAATTAGGTCAATTCGATGACCGCGCGATATTTACGCCAGAAGTTTTAGCGCACAAGGGCCGTTTTTATCTGGTTTATCAAACTGTCACCACGCCTTATACCAATCGTCAATATGAAGAAATAGCCTTAGCAAGTGCAGATAGCCCTTACGGGCCTTGGGTGAAATCTGCAGCTCCGATATTAAGTCCGAGTAAAGATGGTCAGTGGCGTGGGGATGAAGATAATCGTTTTCATGTGACGAGCAAAGGCAGTTTTGATAGTCACAAAGTTCATGATCCCTGTTTAATCGTATTTAATGACAAGTTTTACCTTTATTACAAAGGTGAAACCATGGGTGAAGAAATGAATTTCGGTGGGCGTGAAATTAAGCATGGTGTCGCTATAGCAGACAACATTGAAGGGCCTTATATCAAGTCTGAGCTAAATCCCATTTCGAACAGTGGCCACGAAGTAGTTGTGTGGAATTTTGAAGGTGGAATAGCCTCACTATTAACGACCGATGGACCAGAAAAAAACACCATTCAATTTGCTAAAGATGGTCAGAATTTTAACATTATGGCGCATATAAAAGGTGCACCTGAAGCAATTGGTTTATTTCGAGATACTGAGTCAGACGATACTTCAGTTAACCCTGATCATGCTAAAAATTATCAATCAGAAAAAAATCAAAGACCTGGATTAACTTGGGGTTTATGCCATAAGTACGATTCATCCTGGAATTGGAATTTTATCTGTCGATTTAGTATTAAACGACAAGTGTTGGATGCCGGCACCTTTCAAAATTCTAATTAG